The following is a genomic window from Prevotella sp. E13-17.
CTCGCCCTTGAAATCTACACGATTGGCATTCTGCATCAGCGAGCGCCAATCTTCCTTTTTATACTGGCGCTGGGGGCGCTGGCCTCCCTGTGCTTTCTGACTGCCACGCGAGTTGCGACGACCGTGTTCGCCTTGACGTCCCTGTGGACCTGTCTTGTCGTCCTCTTCATTGCATCGCACGGTACGTCCCTTGTAGCGGATGCCTGTCAACTGCGTCATCACCTTGCGGGCATCCTTCTCAGGCACCTCGAAATAAGAGATGGTGTCCAACAGGTCGATATGTCCCACGGCCTGACGACCGCCCACATAGCGATTCAACGTCTGCATCAGCACACCGGGGAAGAAACCGTCCTTCTTTCCCAAGTTGATAAAGAGTCGCTTGAATCCCTTCTCGGGCTTGTTGTTGCGCTTCTCGCGGTCGCTCTGCGGACGACGTTCTTTCTCTTTGGTGGGTACTTCAATCTCAGGTGCATCGGCATAATAAGCCAGGAACTTGCCAAACTCCAGCGACACGATTTTCTTGATGAGTTCCTCTTTGTCGATAAACTCAAAGTAGCGACTGATGTCCTGCATAAAAGGTGCGATTTCATCGTCGTTCACGTCGGTCTTCACGATCTGGTCCATCACCTTGTAGAGCTGCTTCTTGCAAATCTCTTCGGCCGATGGAATCGGTGTTTCCACAAAGCTCTTGCCAATCACCTTTTCGATGTTACGAATCTTGAACTTCTCCTTCGAGTGAACGATAGAGATGCTGGTGCCTTTCTTGCCTGCACGCCCTGTACGTCCCGAACGGTGGGTGTAGTTCTCAATGTCGTCGGGCAGACCGAAGTTGATGACGTGGGTCAGGTCGTCCACGTCGAGGCCGCGTGCAGCCACATCGGTAGCCACCAGCAACTGTGTCAGATGCTGACGGAACTTCTGCATTGTCAGGTCACGCTGCTGCTGTGACAGGTCGCCATGCAGCGACTCAGCATTATAGCCGTCGCGTATCAGCTTGTCGGCCACCTCTTGAGTCTCCAGTTTTGTTCTGCAGAAGATGATAGCAAAAATCTTTGGATAGTAATCGACAATTCGTTTCAGCGCCAGATACTTATCTTTGGCCTGCACCATATAATAAATGTGGTTCACGTTCTCGGCTCCTTCGTTGCGCGAGCCCACCACAATCTCCTGATGGTCTTTCAAATAGCGTTTCGCCACACGCTCCACGTCGCGACTCATCGTGGCCGAGAACATCAGTGTGTTATGATCGTCGGGCAATGCCTCAAAGATTTCCTCGATACTGTCGGTAAAGCCCATGTTCAGCATCTCGTCGGCTTCGTCAAGCACGATGTTGCGCACCTTCTCCAGATGCACATACCCACGGTTCTTCAAGTCAATGAGTCGGCCCGGCGTGGCCACAATGATCTGCGCACCTTTCTTCAGGGCGCGTATTTGCTGTTCGATGGCAGCACCGCCATAGACGGCTTCTACATGTATGCCGTCCATGTATTTTGAAAAGTCGCGCAGGTCGTCGGCGATCTGCAAGCAGAGCTCACGTGTAGGGCTCAGCACCAGTGCCTGCGTGTCGCGACTGTTCATGTCTATTCTCATCAGCAGGGGAATACCAAACGAGGCTGTTTTGCCCGTTCCCGTCTGTGCCAGAGCGATGGTGTCTTGCCTACTTTCCAACAGCGTAGGTATCACTGCCTCTTGCACAGGCATGGGCTGCACAAACCCCATTTCTTCGATGGCTCGGCGTATCTCTACGCTTACACCCAGTTCTTCAAATGTCTTCATACAATAATTATTATCTGCGCAAAGTTACGCATTAATTTTCAATAATCTACACTTAATTCTCTTTTTTCAATTACAGATATCCAATTTAATTACTATCTTTGCAGTCATGAAACTATGTATCTTTTGTTCTGCAAATCAGCAATTAGACCCTGATTTCTTCACCATGACCGAAGAATTGGGCAGATGGGCCGCAGAAAACGGCCATTCCATCGTGTTTGGCGGCCACGATGCCGGACTCATGCACAGCGTCAGCAAGGCAGCTAAAGAGGCCGACGGACAAGTCATTGGCGTGGTGCCCCGACGCATTGAGGAGATGGGACGCCTCAGTCCCTACTTGGACGTACACATTCCCACCGAGAACCTGACCGACCGCAAGGACCTGATGATGCTTCAGAGTGATGCTTTCATCGTGCTGCCCGGCGGCATTGGCACACTCGACGAGCTGTTTACCACGGCAGCAGCAGCCACACTGCAATACCATCAAAAGCCACTGATTCTGTGGAACATGAAAGGTTTTTGGGATTCGCTCATCGTTTGCCTCGACGACCTCAGCAAGAAAGGGGTGATTCGGGGCGACTGGCACCAGCTCATCAAGGTAGCATCATCGCTCGACGACGTGCAGCGACTACTCGGCTAACAGGGCTGCCATGGCACTTCCAAAGCTCTCATCGACCGAGTTGCCGACACTCTGACAGACGTTTGCCGAGAACTGCATGGCATAGTCGATGATGCTGTCCCACTGCTGCTCGCTGAGTCCGCACTCAATGTTTTCGCGAGTGATGCGGTTCTTAATCATGCCAAACACGAAACCAGCATTGAAGTTGTCGCCAGCGCCGATGGTGCTCACCACCTTATTGTTGGGGTCCACGACATACTGCTTTGCGAAGTTCTCGTCGGCACGCAACTCCACTGGACCATCGCCACTGGTATAGATAAACTTCTTGGTATAGAAAGCAATCTGCGAACGATATAGCACGTCGGGATCCGTTTTGTGAAACATCACCTCGAAGTCCTCGCTCGAACCGCGCACGATGTCGGCCATTTCCAGATTCTCCAAGATATTGGGAGTCAGCTTCAGCACCTCGTTCTTATGCGACGAACGGAAGTTCACATCGTAGTAGAGTATGGCGCCACGGTTGCGGGCATACTCCAAAAAGGCCTGCACCTGCGGACGTATCACTGGGTTTACGGCAAAATAGGAACCAAACAACACGATATCGTCCTTCTGTATGTCGGGATAGGAGAACTCTATACGGTCGTTGACATGGTCTTTATAGAAGATATAGTCTGCATCGTTCTTCTCGTTGAGGAAGGCCAGCGACACAGGCGATTTGGAATCGGGATAGACATATACGCACGAGGCATCAACACCATTCTTCTCGATGAAATCGATGATTTTCCGTCCCACACGGTCATTGCCGGTCTCACTGACCAGCGAGGCCTTAACCCCCGAGCGCCCCAACGAAATCAGACAGTTAAACGTGGATCCACCTGGCACGGCACCAATGGGCTGGTCGTTTTTAAAAATGATGTCGAGAACCGTCTCGCCTATTCCAATAACCTTTTGCATTTATCATATCATTTAAAGTCGGCTGCAAAGTTAGCAATAATTATTATCTCAAAGAAAACAATCTCGAAAAAAAAACAAAAATCCGGGGGTTCGCCGAGCAACATAACAAGTGTATATATTTTGCCGAATGCTCTTTTTTTCATACCTTTGCACCACAAATGACGAAATACAACACTTTTACACTCGACAACGGAATGCGTGTCATTCATCTGCCGTCCGATTCGCAGGTGGTTTACTGCGGCATTGCCGTCAAGGCAGGCACGCGCCACGAGCGTTCAGGCGAAGAAGGACTGGCTCACTTCTGCGAGCACCTCACGTTTAAGGGCACCCAGAAGATGTCGGCCGTACAGATTATCAATGCCATCGAGGGACTGGGGGGCGAGATGAACGCCTTCACCAACAAGGAAGACACCGTGTTCTATTGTGCCATTCAGGCCAAGCATGCCAAGAAAGCCATCGGCGTACTCTGCGACATTGTGTTCGGCAGCACCTACCCACAGACCGAGGTAGAAAAAGAACGCGAAGTGGTGTGCGATGAGATTGACAGCTATGAGGACACGCCTGCAGAACTGATCTACGACGAGTTCGAGAACATTTTGTTCGAGGGCCATCCTCTGGGACATAACATCCTGGGCACCAGCGAACAGGTGCGCCAATACACCAGCGAGGATGCCCAGCGCTTCACCAGTCGCTATTATCGTCCCGACAACTGTGTGTTCTTCCTGAGCGGCAACATTGACAGAAAGACTATTGCTGCCAGCCTCAACAAAATGGTAGAGAAGAAAGACAGACCAGAGCTACAGAAAGAACAAGACGTCGCCGCACTCGCTAACGAGAGGACTGAAGAGAGACTCTTCATCCGCCAACGTGGCACCCACCAAGCGCATGTCATGTTGGGCACACGGGCTTTTGCTGGCAGCGACCCACGGCGTTGGGCGCTCTACCTGCTGAACAACATTCTGGGTGGACCAGGCCTCAACTCACGACTGAACATCGCGCTGCGTGAGCGCAACGGACTGGTATATAGCGTTGACAGCTCGATGGTGAGCTATAGCGACACCGGCATGTGGTCGGTCTATTTCGGTTGCGACCCCGCCGACGTGAAGCGCTGTCTGCGACTGGTGAGACGCGAGCTGGACAAGCTCATGCAGAAGCCGCTCTCGCCCACGCAGCTCGCCGCAGCCAAACGCCAACTGCAAGGTCAGTTGGCCATTGCCAGCGACAGTCGCGAACAGTTTGCGCTCGACTTTGCCAAGAACTACCTGCACACGGGCAAAGAACGCGACCTCTCCGACATCATGCGCCACATCGATACGCTCAGCAGCAGCGATTTGCAGGACGTGGCGCAGCTACTCTTTGCCGAAGACCGCATCACCACCCTCATTTACCAATAGAATAGTGCCACTTTAGCCTTGCCATTGCAGTACTTTAGCAAGACTAAAGTGGCACTATTCGCTGGCAATAGTAACGCTTTTAGTTTCATTCCAGGGCCTAGAAACGCCATTTCCAGCCCCTACATCCACTCATTCTAGACCCTGGAAACGTCTCTTCCAGCCCCTAGAAATGCAAATTCCAGCCCCTAGACGCCGAGCAAAAGTGGCACTATTTAAAAACAATCGTTAAACTTTTACATTATTATAGGCTAAGTCTTGGTCATTAAAAGAATTCATCTTACTTTTGCATACCGATTCGGACTAAACAGAAAAGAGACTATAGTAAGTAATTTATATTCAACCTAAAATAATAATGAGTAAAGACAAGAAAACCGTACTGACGCTCGATGCCGGAGGTACCAACTTCGTATTTTCGGCCATCTGCGACAATGAAGAGATTGTAGAACCCGTACGTCTGAAAGCCGTAACAACCGACACCGAGGGCTGTCTGGCCACACTGGTTCAGGGATTTACCACCGTCAAGGAGCAACTGGCAGAGGAGCCCGTGGCCATCAGCTTCGCCTTTCCTGGCCCTGCCGACTATGAGCACGGCGTGATTGGCGATCTGCCCAACTTCCCCTCGTTCCGCGGCGGTGTGCCATTGGGACCGTATCTGGAACATGTGTTCGGCATCCCCGTGTTTATCAACAACGACGGCAACCTGTTTGCCTATGGCGAAGCGCTGGCTGGCGCACTGCCGCGCGTCAACAAGGCTCTGGAGGAGGCTGGCTGCAAGCGGCGCTACAAGAACATGGTTGGCGTGACACTGGGCACGGGCTTTGGCTGTGGCGTGGTGATAGATCAGGTGTTGCTGACGGGCGACAACGGCTGTGGTGGCGACACATGGTGCACACGCAACGGCATGTATCCTTTTGTCATTGCCGAAGAGAGCGTGAGCATACGCGCTGTGCGCCGTGTCTATGCTGAGATGGCCCACGAGGATGCCACAGAACTGACCCCAAAGGACATCTGCGACATTGCCGACGGCAAGCGCCCCGGCAACGTGAAGGCGGCCAAAGAGAGTTTCCGCCAATTGGGACAAGTGACGGCGGCTGCACTGGTCAACGTGCTGAACATCGTGGATGGCATCGTGGTCATCGGTGGCGGTGTGGCTGGTGCTGCCCACCACATACTGCCTGGCATGATGGAGGAGTTTGCCCGTCCCGTAGGAACATTCTCCGGACACTTGATGCCCACGTTGCAATCGGAAGTGTATAACTTTGAGGATCCCGAGCAACGCGCTGCTTTCCTCGAAGACAAAGACACGTTTGTCAAGGTGCCTCACACCGACAAGGAGGTGCTCTACTGCAGTCAGCGCAAGGTCGCAATCATGGTGTCTGAACTGGGCGCCAGCAAGGCTATCAACCTGGGCGCCTACAACTTTGCCTTGAAGAAGATCGAAAGCTAAATCGATTGACTCACGGACATAAAAGAGGGAGTTAAAGAGGAATGGATAACGATTCCACTTTAACTCCCTTTTTGCTTTCCGGGGAAAGCTCCATCAGTTCGCTTGGTGATTGTTAATGGATAGCCCTGGCCAATCATCGGTGCGGAAAGGTACACAGGGCAGACCTTCGCCATTCTGCAAATTACAGAGCGGATTGACATGCCAAGCATAGCGAACGGCAATGGGCGATATGACATCCGGACACGTCACCACTACGCTTTGCCCCTCAATACGAGCATCAGCCCAATGCCAACGATGGTCACTGCCCGCAATGGCAAAACCCCTTAATGGTCCACCATCAGCAGAACGCAGTCCTTTCGCATGGTCGAAAGAGATACGGATGCTATTGCCTTCTATCTGATAGCCAGAGTAGAGCGGACCTGAATATTCCAACTGCTGTTCGCCATAGGTCTTTGCGCGAGCAATAAGTCCTAGACGTCGGCCCACTTCCTGTTTGTTGCGTGGATGAATATCGCCAGCTTCGCCTATATCAATAAGGCATGCCAGTCCAGAATTCTCCACATGTTGTGCCGCCATGGCTTGTGCTTCTCGCACTTCAGCCCATTCATCATCGCCAGGTTCGGTCTGCAATTGCTTGTAGTTGGCCAACTGTACGATATAGAAGGGAAAATCATACCCCCACTTTGTGCGCCAATCTCGAATCATCAATGGAAGCAATTCGCGGTATTGGTAGCCCTTGTGCTCGTTATTACAGCCCTGATACCAAATCGTTCCACGAATGGCAAAGCCAACGAGAGGATTGATCATGGCATTATAAAGTACGGTTACCTGATTGGGTGAGGATGTATTGTTGACAGGAATACGAGGCAACAGAGACATTGGTGTTGTTGTTTTATAGTGCCAATCTCCAGCCAGCATGATGCGTTCGCCCTTACATTCTAAATATAGTTGGTCAGCAGGACTATAAATGCCACCGTCGCCACCGGTATCTATGACATGAACAGAAAGAACGCTGCGACCAGCTTTTACCAAGTGTGAAGGGATGGTATAGTTACGCATTTCGCCATAGCTGTTGGTCTGGCCTACCAAATTACCATTGAAATACGTGAAATCAATATCATCGACAAGTCCGCCCATAGAGAGTTTCACCTCTTTGCCAGCCCAGGATTTCGGTATATCAATGGTTCTGCGTAGCCATGCTGCGCCATCATAATCTGCAAGTCCTGCACGCTCCCATTGAACAGGAACGGCCATGGTAGGCCACTGGCTATCGTTCAGCGTTGAACTTGCCCATACTGCCTTTTCGCCCTCATATCCCGGATCGAGGCTGCGTACTTTTTGTTTCCACTCGTCAAGTTGGTCGAGGTATATTTGTTCTCGTTCAGCCTTGTCTTCAGGCAGGTTGCCGACTGCTTCCAAAGCATCCTTCATGTCGGGATGAAGTCTGAGTGCTTCCGCACTGGTCCACGGTTCGATGAATGTGCCTCCCCATGAAGCATCGATTAACCCCACAGGCACGTTTTGAGACTTGTGTATCTCCCGCCCGAAGAAGTAACCCGTTGCCGAGAACTCCTTAACACTTCGAGCTGAGCACACTTGCCATCCACCCCCTAAGTTGGTCTCCATGTCATTCAGAGGCTTTGGCGAGATGTTTTTACGAACCTGCAACAAACGGATATTTGCATATTGGTTGGCTTCTTGCTTCTCCTGTTCGTAGTTCTTAACCTGTGACCATCCATCGATGGGCATCTCCATATTGGATTGACCTGAGCATAGCCACACCTCGCCAACCATGACATTTTCCAATTTTATTTTCTGGCCATCACTGATTGTAATGGTGTAAGGACCTCCTGCCTGAGGGGTTCGCAGCGTCGTGCGCCAATAGCCTTTCGAGTTGGCGGTGGTTGTGATGGTGGCGTTGTCCCACGATGCGGTGACGGTAACTTTCTTTCCGGCTTTTGCCATTCCCCAGATAGGCGCATTCGTCTGCTGTTGAATCACCATGTTACTTGAGAACAATGGGGGCATGACGGGGCGTGCATATAAATGCAGTGAGGCGACAATCGCCAGTGAGGCGGTGATTAATTTTCTAGGTTTCATAATTATATTGGTTTGACATAATTTGTTAGTTGCAAAAGTATAAAATAATGTTGAGTGACAACAAAAC
Proteins encoded in this region:
- a CDS encoding DEAD/DEAH box helicase encodes the protein MKTFEELGVSVEIRRAIEEMGFVQPMPVQEAVIPTLLESRQDTIALAQTGTGKTASFGIPLLMRIDMNSRDTQALVLSPTRELCLQIADDLRDFSKYMDGIHVEAVYGGAAIEQQIRALKKGAQIIVATPGRLIDLKNRGYVHLEKVRNIVLDEADEMLNMGFTDSIEEIFEALPDDHNTLMFSATMSRDVERVAKRYLKDHQEIVVGSRNEGAENVNHIYYMVQAKDKYLALKRIVDYYPKIFAIIFCRTKLETQEVADKLIRDGYNAESLHGDLSQQQRDLTMQKFRQHLTQLLVATDVAARGLDVDDLTHVINFGLPDDIENYTHRSGRTGRAGKKGTSISIVHSKEKFKIRNIEKVIGKSFVETPIPSAEEICKKQLYKVMDQIVKTDVNDDEIAPFMQDISRYFEFIDKEELIKKIVSLEFGKFLAYYADAPEIEVPTKEKERRPQSDREKRNNKPEKGFKRLFINLGKKDGFFPGVLMQTLNRYVGGRQAVGHIDLLDTISYFEVPEKDARKVMTQLTGIRYKGRTVRCNEEDDKTGPQGRQGEHGRRNSRGSQKAQGGQRPQRQYKKEDWRSLMQNANRVDFKGEEPDFSEEGWARRKPKKK
- a CDS encoding TIGR00730 family Rossman fold protein, which translates into the protein MKLCIFCSANQQLDPDFFTMTEELGRWAAENGHSIVFGGHDAGLMHSVSKAAKEADGQVIGVVPRRIEEMGRLSPYLDVHIPTENLTDRKDLMMLQSDAFIVLPGGIGTLDELFTTAAAATLQYHQKPLILWNMKGFWDSLIVCLDDLSKKGVIRGDWHQLIKVASSLDDVQRLLG
- a CDS encoding PfkB family carbohydrate kinase, whose translation is MQKVIGIGETVLDIIFKNDQPIGAVPGGSTFNCLISLGRSGVKASLVSETGNDRVGRKIIDFIEKNGVDASCVYVYPDSKSPVSLAFLNEKNDADYIFYKDHVNDRIEFSYPDIQKDDIVLFGSYFAVNPVIRPQVQAFLEYARNRGAILYYDVNFRSSHKNEVLKLTPNILENLEMADIVRGSSEDFEVMFHKTDPDVLYRSQIAFYTKKFIYTSGDGPVELRADENFAKQYVVDPNNKVVSTIGAGDNFNAGFVFGMIKNRITRENIECGLSEQQWDSIIDYAMQFSANVCQSVGNSVDESFGSAMAALLAE
- a CDS encoding pitrilysin family protein, whose product is MTKYNTFTLDNGMRVIHLPSDSQVVYCGIAVKAGTRHERSGEEGLAHFCEHLTFKGTQKMSAVQIINAIEGLGGEMNAFTNKEDTVFYCAIQAKHAKKAIGVLCDIVFGSTYPQTEVEKEREVVCDEIDSYEDTPAELIYDEFENILFEGHPLGHNILGTSEQVRQYTSEDAQRFTSRYYRPDNCVFFLSGNIDRKTIAASLNKMVEKKDRPELQKEQDVAALANERTEERLFIRQRGTHQAHVMLGTRAFAGSDPRRWALYLLNNILGGPGLNSRLNIALRERNGLVYSVDSSMVSYSDTGMWSVYFGCDPADVKRCLRLVRRELDKLMQKPLSPTQLAAAKRQLQGQLAIASDSREQFALDFAKNYLHTGKERDLSDIMRHIDTLSSSDLQDVAQLLFAEDRITTLIYQ
- a CDS encoding ROK family protein; this encodes MMSKDKKTVLTLDAGGTNFVFSAICDNEEIVEPVRLKAVTTDTEGCLATLVQGFTTVKEQLAEEPVAISFAFPGPADYEHGVIGDLPNFPSFRGGVPLGPYLEHVFGIPVFINNDGNLFAYGEALAGALPRVNKALEEAGCKRRYKNMVGVTLGTGFGCGVVIDQVLLTGDNGCGGDTWCTRNGMYPFVIAEESVSIRAVRRVYAEMAHEDATELTPKDICDIADGKRPGNVKAAKESFRQLGQVTAAALVNVLNIVDGIVVIGGGVAGAAHHILPGMMEEFARPVGTFSGHLMPTLQSEVYNFEDPEQRAAFLEDKDTFVKVPHTDKEVLYCSQRKVAIMVSELGASKAINLGAYNFALKKIES
- a CDS encoding sialate O-acetylesterase yields the protein MKPRKLITASLAIVASLHLYARPVMPPLFSSNMVIQQQTNAPIWGMAKAGKKVTVTASWDNATITTTANSKGYWRTTLRTPQAGGPYTITISDGQKIKLENVMVGEVWLCSGQSNMEMPIDGWSQVKNYEQEKQEANQYANIRLLQVRKNISPKPLNDMETNLGGGWQVCSARSVKEFSATGYFFGREIHKSQNVPVGLIDASWGGTFIEPWTSAEALRLHPDMKDALEAVGNLPEDKAEREQIYLDQLDEWKQKVRSLDPGYEGEKAVWASSTLNDSQWPTMAVPVQWERAGLADYDGAAWLRRTIDIPKSWAGKEVKLSMGGLVDDIDFTYFNGNLVGQTNSYGEMRNYTIPSHLVKAGRSVLSVHVIDTGGDGGIYSPADQLYLECKGERIMLAGDWHYKTTTPMSLLPRIPVNNTSSPNQVTVLYNAMINPLVGFAIRGTIWYQGCNNEHKGYQYRELLPLMIRDWRTKWGYDFPFYIVQLANYKQLQTEPGDDEWAEVREAQAMAAQHVENSGLACLIDIGEAGDIHPRNKQEVGRRLGLIARAKTYGEQQLEYSGPLYSGYQIEGNSIRISFDHAKGLRSADGGPLRGFAIAGSDHRWHWADARIEGQSVVVTCPDVISPIAVRYAWHVNPLCNLQNGEGLPCVPFRTDDWPGLSINNHQAN